In the genome of Paenibacillus pabuli, one region contains:
- the rfbC gene encoding dTDP-4-dehydrorhamnose 3,5-epimerase, whose amino-acid sequence MKVIPLFMDGAAILEPKVYGDHRGYFMESYNERVLYENGIHHVFVQDNQSLSAEAGVLRGLHYQLQPRAQTKLVRVISGAIYDVIVDIRTSSPTFGQWKSVILSEYNQRQLLVPQGFAHGFCTLVPHTQVTYKVDAYYSPEHDRGILWNDPALGIDWPVSDPILSEKDQKHPLLQGAELNFG is encoded by the coding sequence ATGAAGGTGATTCCGCTGTTTATGGATGGCGCAGCTATATTGGAACCTAAGGTTTATGGCGATCATCGGGGATATTTCATGGAAAGTTATAATGAGCGTGTTCTGTATGAAAATGGTATACATCATGTATTCGTTCAGGACAATCAATCCCTGTCTGCCGAAGCTGGAGTTCTTCGCGGACTTCATTACCAGCTTCAGCCCAGAGCACAGACGAAGTTAGTCAGAGTTATATCCGGAGCCATCTATGATGTTATTGTAGATATTCGTACCTCCTCACCAACCTTTGGACAATGGAAGAGTGTCATTCTCAGTGAGTATAATCAGCGGCAGTTGCTTGTTCCCCAAGGTTTCGCTCATGGATTCTGTACACTGGTCCCACATACACAGGTGACATACAAGGTGGATGCATACTATTCGCCTGAACATGACCGGGGTATTTTGTGGAACGATCCAGCGCTCGGAATCGATTGGCCTGTGTCGGATCCCATTCTCTCCGAGAAAGACCAGAAGCACCCTTTACTTCAAGGGGCGGAACTGAATTTTGGATAA
- the galU gene encoding UTP--glucose-1-phosphate uridylyltransferase GalU has protein sequence MHIRKAIIPAAGLGTRFLPATKAMPKEMLPIVDKPTIQYIIEEAVASGIEDIIIVTGKGKRAIEDHFDYSFELEQNLAGKQKWDLLNEVRKPSEMADIHYIRQKEPKGLGHAIWCARKFIGNEPFAVLLGDDIVESNHPCLQQMIEVYDELQSPIVGVQPVDWSEVSRYGIVDGELLSPTDNRVFRARRLIEKPKTEESPSNLAIMGRYILTPDIFDILGQQSAGVGGEIQLTDALSRLNDQRQILAYHFDGLRHDVGEKLGFIETTIHYALQRPDLREDLLKYLEQIVQNK, from the coding sequence GTGCATATTCGCAAAGCAATTATTCCGGCAGCCGGGCTCGGTACCCGGTTTCTGCCTGCCACGAAGGCGATGCCCAAGGAGATGCTGCCCATCGTTGATAAGCCGACGATTCAGTACATTATTGAAGAAGCTGTAGCTTCAGGTATTGAGGATATCATTATCGTAACAGGTAAAGGTAAACGGGCCATTGAAGATCATTTTGACTACTCATTCGAGCTGGAGCAGAACCTGGCTGGTAAACAGAAGTGGGATCTGCTGAATGAAGTGCGCAAGCCCTCCGAGATGGCAGACATCCATTATATCCGTCAAAAGGAACCAAAAGGTCTTGGACACGCCATCTGGTGTGCCCGCAAGTTTATCGGAAATGAACCATTTGCTGTCCTGCTGGGAGATGACATTGTGGAGTCCAATCATCCTTGTCTTCAGCAAATGATTGAAGTCTATGATGAATTGCAATCTCCGATCGTAGGCGTACAGCCAGTTGATTGGAGCGAAGTGTCTCGTTATGGGATTGTGGACGGGGAATTACTCTCTCCGACTGACAATCGTGTATTCCGCGCCCGTCGTTTGATCGAGAAACCGAAGACGGAAGAATCACCTTCGAATCTGGCGATTATGGGACGTTATATTCTGACACCGGACATCTTCGATATCCTTGGTCAGCAGTCTGCTGGCGTGGGTGGAGAAATCCAGCTAACGGATGCCTTGTCCCGTCTGAATGACCAACGGCAGATTCTTGCCTATCACTTTGATGGTCTGCGTCATGACGTTGGGGAGAAACTGGGCTTTATTGAAACCACGATTCATTATGCCCTTCAGCGCCCGGATTTGCGGGAGGATTTGTTGAAGTATTTGGAGCAGATTGTACAGAATAAATAG
- a CDS encoding DEAD/DEAH box helicase, translating to MAPFTMMDIKLLCGVTAFKRGEAYNQSGRVTNLVASQDERHYEAVVRGTERYKVTVDLDDAGEVVAGCSCPGDGRYYDYCKHVAAVLLAIHEWGEQRDTGSQTSSKRVSKPDRGSSSRIGTLVEEHEWERPNSILNTDSVMNGASHSTSSAHDFATEPKPSDSKLNDDSDRDRPSVHFAQAGRPSSAPGWGRSADKPSYRTADQILSMFAKDRSPLHANDRKYPAPVTRSPLREELQLQYICKLVQVHKGGAKLALELKVGNKRLYVVQKVKQFLNCIETGEPMSFTKLFFYDPSMHYFSPQDQAILTMLIRMRQSEEAYRESISGYLGASDGRDILIAPLVWKPLLDLLLQADSRMEGTGLANGPLTLGEGALPLFYRIAQGTNEGYQLEISGLRELILLPAYDAAVVEGQLHMLEPMQMRSLEDLSRALTSYGIKESIDISTQQVDEFVQHVVPELRTLGHLSIDSQVRERIAEPELAPKLYIDFYRERITARLEFDYGVMVINPLAEYLIDEEEKKVILVRDRHAERNLIDRLDHSFLEREGSVWASEREDAIYDVMYHLLPELEKKVDIYIPNAVKAMVQSYPTPPKVRADLGKGLDWLEISFEMEGVDELELQEIMRSIVEKKPYFRLRSGVFVSLENEGADSFAHMADSLGLASGDIKDSHIRLPAVRALQLPGRDEVSGHVKWGGSLKRFLDDLRDPERMDFALPDALAPVLRDYQASGYQWLRTLAFYRFGGILADDMGLGKTLQSIAYIAAELKEKPKEHISNPGDASHTVDEEIFESNIPDEVQAGLLHQQPAHPPVLVVAPASLTYNWANEFARFAPHLRVLIAAGQKDERASMLSGMDDADVIVTSYPLLRRDLDTYLGRTFHTLILDEAQAIKNSSSQTAQAVKQIQAPRRFALTGTPVENSLDELWSIFEAVFPGLFPSYRRFRDLPPERIARMVRPFILRRLKKDVLEELPDRIETVQRSELKDEQKKLYAAYLSQLQDETSKDMEENGFQKNRIKILAGITRLRQLCCHPALFVEGYQGDSGKMEQLLETVQDCLAAGKRILIFSQFASMLNLIRQTLAAQGRDLFYLDGQTPAPSRVDMCRRFNEGEAELFLISLKAGGTGLNLTGADTVILYDLWWNPAVEEQAIGRAHRMGQKQVVQVIRLVTEGTIEEKILELQQRKKDLIAEVIEPGDRGSTTLSEQDIRELLMV from the coding sequence GTGGCGCCATTCACGATGATGGATATCAAATTGCTGTGCGGGGTCACGGCATTCAAACGGGGAGAAGCATATAACCAATCCGGCAGGGTGACCAATCTGGTCGCCAGTCAGGATGAACGTCATTACGAAGCTGTGGTTCGAGGTACAGAACGATACAAAGTAACGGTTGACCTGGATGATGCTGGTGAGGTTGTTGCCGGATGCAGTTGTCCGGGCGATGGAAGATATTATGACTATTGCAAACATGTGGCGGCCGTTTTGCTGGCAATCCATGAATGGGGAGAACAGCGTGACACGGGATCTCAAACATCGTCGAAGCGGGTGTCCAAACCTGATCGTGGCTCCAGTTCCAGAATAGGAACACTGGTAGAGGAGCATGAATGGGAGCGCCCCAATTCCATTTTAAATACCGACTCAGTAATGAATGGGGCTTCTCATTCAACTTCATCTGCTCACGATTTTGCAACGGAACCTAAGCCTTCCGATTCCAAGCTTAATGACGACTCGGATAGGGATCGTCCGTCTGTACATTTCGCTCAAGCTGGTCGACCAAGCTCAGCTCCTGGATGGGGAAGATCAGCAGATAAGCCTTCGTACCGCACAGCGGATCAGATTCTTTCCATGTTTGCCAAAGATCGCAGCCCCTTACATGCAAATGATCGTAAATACCCTGCGCCTGTAACTCGCTCCCCATTAAGGGAAGAGCTGCAGCTTCAATATATATGCAAGCTTGTGCAGGTTCACAAAGGCGGAGCCAAACTCGCGCTTGAACTGAAAGTAGGGAATAAACGCCTGTATGTCGTTCAGAAAGTGAAGCAATTCCTGAACTGCATTGAGACGGGTGAACCGATGTCGTTTACCAAGTTGTTTTTCTACGATCCATCAATGCATTATTTTAGTCCCCAGGATCAGGCGATCCTGACTATGCTTATTCGGATGAGGCAGAGTGAGGAAGCATACCGCGAATCTATCTCCGGTTATTTGGGAGCTTCAGACGGAAGAGATATACTGATTGCTCCTTTAGTATGGAAGCCTCTGCTGGATTTGCTGCTTCAGGCAGATAGCCGGATGGAGGGAACTGGGTTAGCAAATGGACCGCTCACTTTGGGTGAGGGGGCATTGCCTTTATTTTACCGTATTGCGCAGGGGACTAATGAAGGATATCAGCTTGAGATTTCCGGATTGCGTGAGTTGATCCTTCTTCCAGCCTATGATGCTGCCGTGGTGGAAGGGCAGTTGCATATGTTGGAGCCGATGCAGATGCGAAGTCTGGAGGATTTGAGCAGAGCGCTCACTTCTTACGGGATCAAGGAAAGTATCGATATTTCTACTCAGCAGGTGGATGAATTCGTGCAGCATGTCGTGCCGGAACTGCGTACACTTGGACATCTGTCCATCGACTCCCAGGTGAGAGAACGAATTGCAGAGCCGGAGCTTGCGCCAAAGTTATATATTGATTTCTACCGGGAACGAATTACTGCGCGTCTGGAGTTTGATTATGGTGTAATGGTGATTAATCCGTTGGCCGAATATTTGATCGATGAGGAAGAGAAAAAGGTAATTTTGGTACGTGACCGCCATGCGGAGAGGAACCTAATTGACCGGCTGGATCACTCTTTCCTGGAACGGGAAGGCAGCGTGTGGGCGAGTGAACGTGAAGATGCTATCTATGATGTGATGTATCATTTACTGCCGGAGCTTGAGAAGAAGGTAGATATCTATATCCCGAATGCGGTGAAGGCCATGGTACAATCCTATCCGACACCGCCGAAAGTTAGGGCAGATCTGGGCAAAGGCTTGGACTGGCTGGAGATCTCTTTCGAGATGGAAGGTGTAGATGAGCTGGAGCTTCAGGAAATTATGCGCAGCATTGTGGAAAAGAAACCGTATTTTCGCTTGCGCAGCGGTGTATTTGTTTCTCTCGAAAATGAAGGAGCCGACAGCTTCGCACACATGGCGGATTCGCTTGGACTTGCGTCGGGCGATATCAAGGACAGCCATATTCGGCTGCCGGCAGTCCGAGCGCTGCAGCTTCCAGGTCGGGACGAGGTTTCTGGACATGTGAAGTGGGGAGGTTCTCTGAAACGTTTCCTGGATGATCTTCGTGACCCCGAGCGGATGGATTTTGCCTTGCCGGATGCACTTGCTCCTGTGCTGCGTGATTATCAGGCCAGTGGGTACCAGTGGCTGCGTACACTCGCATTTTACCGATTTGGCGGCATTCTGGCAGATGATATGGGACTTGGAAAAACGCTGCAAAGTATCGCCTATATCGCGGCAGAACTGAAAGAAAAGCCGAAAGAGCACATTAGCAATCCAGGTGATGCTAGTCACACTGTCGATGAGGAAATTTTTGAGAGTAACATCCCAGATGAAGTACAGGCCGGATTGTTGCACCAACAACCTGCTCATCCTCCAGTACTCGTCGTTGCACCAGCTTCATTAACGTACAACTGGGCGAATGAATTTGCCCGTTTTGCACCGCATTTGCGAGTATTGATTGCAGCGGGGCAGAAAGACGAACGTGCAAGTATGCTCTCAGGCATGGATGACGCAGATGTTATTGTAACTTCCTACCCGCTATTGCGGCGTGATCTGGACACATATCTCGGAAGAACATTTCATACGCTTATTTTGGATGAAGCCCAAGCGATTAAGAACTCATCTTCGCAGACGGCACAGGCGGTTAAACAGATCCAGGCACCACGTCGCTTTGCTCTTACAGGAACACCTGTGGAGAACTCACTGGATGAGCTGTGGTCGATCTTTGAAGCGGTTTTCCCGGGCTTGTTTCCAAGTTATCGCAGATTCCGGGACCTGCCCCCTGAGCGGATCGCGCGAATGGTCCGTCCGTTTATTCTCCGCCGTCTGAAGAAAGACGTGCTGGAGGAACTGCCGGATCGTATTGAAACCGTACAGCGCTCCGAACTGAAGGACGAACAGAAGAAACTGTATGCCGCCTATCTGTCCCAGCTTCAGGATGAGACATCTAAGGATATGGAAGAGAACGGTTTTCAGAAGAACCGGATCAAAATACTTGCCGGTATTACACGCCTGCGCCAGTTGTGCTGTCATCCGGCTCTCTTTGTGGAGGGGTATCAAGGGGATTCCGGGAAAATGGAACAACTGCTGGAGACGGTCCAGGATTGTCTGGCTGCTGGCAAGCGGATTCTCATCTTCTCCCAGTTCGCAAGCATGCTGAATCTGATTCGACAGACGCTTGCTGCCCAGGGGAGAGATCTGTTCTACCTGGATGGTCAGACACCTGCCCCGAGTCGGGTAGACATGTGCCGCAGATTCAACGAAGGTGAAGCTGAACTGTTCCTGATCTCCTTGAAAGCTGGCGGTACCGGATTGAATTTAACGGGGGCCGACACCGTAATTTTATATGATTTGTGGTGGAATCCCGCCGTAGAAGAACAGGCCATCGGACGTGCCCATCGTATGGGGCAGAAACAAGTCGTACAGGTTATCCGTCTCGTTACGGAAGGTACGATTGAAGAGAAGATTCTGGAGCTGCAGCAGCGCAAAAAAGATCTGATTGCCGAAGTCATTGAACCCGGAGATCGAGGATCGACTACCTTATCCGAGCAGGATATTCGGGAACTGTTGATGGTATAA
- a CDS encoding U32 family peptidase — protein sequence MKTATIRREDVELLAPAGDWDCMRSAVANGADAIFFGVEKFNARARANNFRMDELPEIMAFLHSYGVKGFLTFNILIFENELTDAKELIDACVDAGVDAVIVQDLGLVKMIREISPDFPIHGSTQMTITSPEAVEFTKPFDMERVVLGRENNLKQIQKIGEQAKLPMEVFVHGALCVSYSGQCLTSEMWGGRSANRGECAQACRLPYDLMVDGEHKPMGDVAYLLSPKDLAAIDLMPELIEAGVTSFKIEGRLKTPEYVANVVSKYRKAIDRYFDGDNTPPSKEEVRELQQSFSRGFTHGFLDGTNNKQLVDGTFPKSRGVYLGRVDQVLRDGVVLKLDAPVKRGDGIVFDAGDPTKKEEGGRVYDVRRKGVKLEGEAEEGWIVDVVPGRSDVDLRHVKVGDKVWKTNDPALDKRLRQSFETEKPYRIFPVNVKVIGSPGQPLSTWWTDVQKGTTVRVNSEMELDIAQKRPMTHELLEEQFGRLGGTVFQLEELDVNLHGDVIIPMRELNNIRRQAVEQLAGERPKPPVYVKRAVEVYGDAVKPAAPVARGHAELTALCRSLPQVEAALEAGVGMIYADFEFIKQFPAAVEAVRAAGRKIALATPRIHMPGENGYHNNILRLKPDAVLVRNTGALYFYLRHRMENPDAKHPELIGDFSLNIANHKAVELFLEAGCDWITPSYDLNIQQMVDLLGHSRTSQTEVVIHQHLPMFHTEHCVYCTFMSEGTDYTNCGRPCEDHRASLQDRIGMSHPVRVDEGCRNTVYNAVEQSGAEYLTNFIDLGVSRYRVEFLEETPEQVREVIDLYNRALRGEISGTQVWKTLKATNQLGVTRGQLVK from the coding sequence ATGAAAACAGCAACAATACGAAGAGAAGACGTTGAGCTTCTGGCACCTGCAGGTGACTGGGACTGTATGCGTTCGGCGGTAGCCAACGGTGCGGATGCGATTTTCTTCGGAGTCGAAAAATTTAATGCACGGGCACGGGCGAACAATTTCCGTATGGACGAGCTGCCGGAGATTATGGCGTTTTTGCACAGTTATGGCGTAAAAGGTTTTTTGACCTTTAATATATTGATTTTTGAAAATGAATTGACGGATGCCAAAGAACTGATTGATGCTTGTGTCGATGCAGGTGTGGACGCCGTGATTGTACAGGATTTGGGTCTGGTCAAAATGATTCGCGAGATCTCGCCGGATTTCCCGATCCACGGTTCCACCCAAATGACGATTACGTCACCGGAAGCAGTGGAGTTTACGAAGCCATTTGATATGGAACGTGTCGTTCTTGGACGGGAGAACAACCTGAAGCAGATTCAGAAGATCGGAGAACAGGCGAAGCTGCCGATGGAAGTATTTGTTCACGGTGCACTATGTGTGTCTTATTCCGGGCAATGTCTGACTTCTGAAATGTGGGGTGGACGCTCCGCCAATCGTGGGGAATGTGCACAGGCTTGTCGTCTGCCGTACGACCTGATGGTGGATGGCGAGCATAAACCGATGGGCGATGTGGCGTATCTGCTGTCTCCGAAGGATCTGGCTGCGATTGACTTGATGCCGGAACTGATCGAAGCAGGCGTAACTTCCTTCAAAATCGAAGGACGTCTCAAAACGCCGGAATACGTAGCCAACGTGGTTAGTAAATACCGCAAAGCGATTGATCGTTACTTTGATGGAGATAATACGCCTCCAAGTAAGGAAGAAGTTCGTGAATTGCAGCAAAGCTTCTCTCGTGGATTCACGCACGGTTTCCTGGACGGAACGAACAATAAACAGCTGGTTGACGGCACGTTCCCGAAAAGCCGTGGCGTCTACCTGGGTCGTGTAGACCAAGTATTGCGTGATGGTGTCGTCCTGAAGCTGGATGCGCCAGTGAAACGTGGAGACGGCATCGTATTTGATGCCGGAGATCCGACGAAGAAGGAAGAGGGCGGACGTGTCTACGATGTACGTCGCAAAGGTGTGAAGCTTGAAGGCGAAGCCGAGGAAGGCTGGATCGTGGACGTTGTACCAGGCCGTAGTGACGTGGACCTGCGCCACGTGAAAGTTGGCGACAAAGTATGGAAAACGAATGATCCGGCGCTGGACAAACGTCTGCGTCAGAGCTTTGAAACCGAGAAGCCTTATCGCATCTTCCCGGTAAACGTAAAAGTGATCGGCAGCCCAGGGCAGCCGCTTAGCACATGGTGGACGGACGTGCAGAAGGGCACGACCGTCCGTGTGAATTCTGAGATGGAACTGGATATTGCCCAGAAGCGTCCAATGACGCACGAACTGCTCGAAGAGCAATTCGGACGTCTGGGCGGCACCGTGTTCCAGCTGGAAGAATTGGACGTCAACCTGCACGGTGACGTCATCATCCCGATGCGCGAGTTGAATAACATTCGCCGTCAGGCGGTGGAACAACTCGCGGGCGAGCGTCCTAAACCGCCCGTCTACGTGAAACGGGCGGTGGAAGTCTACGGCGATGCGGTTAAACCGGCAGCGCCAGTGGCTCGCGGTCATGCAGAGCTGACCGCGCTCTGCCGCAGCCTGCCACAAGTGGAGGCAGCGCTGGAAGCTGGTGTCGGCATGATCTACGCCGACTTCGAGTTTATCAAGCAGTTCCCGGCAGCAGTGGAAGCTGTTCGTGCCGCAGGCCGCAAGATTGCCCTGGCAACGCCGCGTATTCACATGCCTGGCGAGAACGGCTACCACAACAACATCCTGCGTCTGAAGCCGGACGCTGTGCTGGTACGTAATACAGGTGCGCTGTACTTCTACCTGCGCCACCGGATGGAGAACCCAGATGCGAAGCACCCGGAATTGATCGGTGACTTCTCGCTCAACATTGCCAATCACAAAGCAGTGGAACTGTTCCTGGAAGCGGGTTGTGACTGGATTACACCTTCTTATGACCTGAACATTCAGCAAATGGTTGATCTGCTGGGACACTCCCGTACAAGTCAGACGGAAGTCGTTATTCATCAGCATCTGCCGATGTTCCACACGGAGCACTGTGTGTACTGTACGTTTATGAGTGAAGGAACGGACTATACGAACTGTGGGCGCCCTTGTGAAGATCACCGGGCTTCCTTGCAAGACCGGATCGGCATGTCCCACCCGGTACGTGTGGACGAAGGCTGCCGTAATACCGTGTATAATGCGGTGGAACAATCCGGTGCAGAATATCTGACCAACTTTATAGATCTGGGTGTATCCCGCTACCGTGTGGAATTCCTGGAGGAAACTCCAGAGCAGGTGCGCGAGGTTATTGATCTGTATAACCGTGCGCTGCGTGGCGAGATCAGTGGTACACAAGTTTGGAAAACACTGAAAGCAACCAACCAGCTTGGCGTAACGCGTGGTCAACTGGTAAAATAA
- a CDS encoding stalk domain-containing protein has product MKKTFLRVLSTGVLAGMLSIGTALPAWASDLTTSELRITAGSTSAYINGSKQTIAKPYKFKGVTMVPVGVFKKAFGSEIRLEKNDVVKVKEGPHTVTLTIGSSIAWVDGVKKEMGAAPKMVNGVLMVPLRPVAAGIGATLAPSSSGEMVIRLLQTDESADDDEGGINLDEGKTRIGNSYYGWSINYPSDLMILQAGDQERMMTFGAEDSSYYLEVYVSDQEVNLDSDDLLQQLVQEAKESGDTVLDRESITKGKTPYARIVVKDADGVLWEMRQYIHDGRQYDVYLADYGALNYKDLDKRAALLNSFQPTYVQSDRTIKDLSTVEEGMRSTWNDDYGIELKIPAGWSMDNTQMIYEAKDGAYLQLRVTSAPKGATVKEWSGQLDKWMRETFTPESYEPIGSYTMDVSGETAEVNEFRYNFGDGWQTEFDVLLQKNGYRYYAEYTFPEEQTKDREWFKSIMKSVEIDFDTVSDNFGQLDEDPYLTDKTKAVTRTSKRYHYSVDIPRYWTPYNDRFEYSPVVYTFTGGQFSIAASEDKSIEMTVSQLREAYAEATKTRKNFKLLSSEELTFAGVPAFSFNYHEVDNGVPYTGRQIVFEQNGTTYTITSGLNDANKTEVQAAALEKAVNSFTFIK; this is encoded by the coding sequence ATGAAAAAAACTTTTTTACGTGTGCTGAGCACAGGTGTGTTAGCCGGGATGCTGAGCATTGGAACGGCATTGCCTGCGTGGGCATCCGATCTTACGACGAGTGAGCTGCGGATCACAGCAGGAAGCACGAGCGCCTACATCAACGGTAGCAAACAGACAATCGCGAAACCATATAAGTTCAAAGGGGTTACGATGGTTCCTGTCGGTGTATTCAAGAAGGCGTTTGGCAGTGAAATTCGACTGGAAAAGAATGATGTTGTCAAAGTTAAGGAAGGTCCGCATACGGTCACTCTAACGATTGGTAGTTCCATTGCCTGGGTGGATGGAGTCAAAAAAGAGATGGGTGCAGCCCCAAAAATGGTGAATGGGGTGCTCATGGTGCCACTCCGCCCGGTAGCTGCGGGGATTGGCGCTACACTTGCCCCAAGCAGCTCAGGAGAAATGGTCATTCGTTTATTGCAAACGGATGAATCGGCAGATGACGACGAGGGCGGCATTAATCTGGACGAAGGCAAAACGAGAATTGGTAACAGTTATTACGGCTGGTCTATTAATTACCCATCAGACCTCATGATTCTGCAAGCGGGTGACCAGGAGCGCATGATGACATTTGGCGCGGAGGACAGCAGTTATTATCTTGAAGTGTATGTGAGCGACCAGGAAGTGAACCTGGATTCGGATGATTTGTTGCAACAACTGGTTCAGGAAGCAAAAGAGAGCGGAGATACAGTGCTCGATCGGGAATCGATTACCAAAGGGAAAACCCCTTATGCCCGGATTGTGGTTAAAGATGCGGACGGGGTGTTATGGGAAATGCGCCAATATATCCATGATGGTCGTCAATATGATGTATATCTTGCGGATTATGGAGCTCTGAATTACAAGGATCTGGACAAACGTGCAGCGCTGCTCAATTCATTCCAGCCTACTTATGTTCAGTCGGATCGTACAATTAAGGATCTTTCGACTGTGGAAGAGGGCATGCGCTCGACCTGGAATGACGATTATGGCATTGAACTGAAGATTCCAGCAGGCTGGTCCATGGACAACACTCAGATGATATACGAAGCCAAGGATGGTGCATATCTGCAACTGCGTGTTACATCTGCACCGAAAGGTGCGACGGTCAAAGAGTGGAGCGGTCAACTGGACAAATGGATGCGTGAAACGTTCACACCAGAAAGTTATGAGCCGATCGGTTCGTATACGATGGATGTATCAGGCGAGACTGCTGAGGTGAATGAGTTCCGTTATAACTTTGGCGATGGATGGCAGACGGAGTTTGATGTTCTTTTGCAAAAAAACGGCTACCGCTATTATGCAGAGTATACGTTCCCTGAGGAGCAGACGAAGGACCGTGAATGGTTTAAGAGTATCATGAAGAGTGTCGAGATTGATTTTGATACCGTATCTGATAATTTCGGACAGCTGGATGAAGACCCGTATTTGACGGATAAAACAAAGGCTGTGACACGAACGTCCAAACGTTATCATTACAGTGTGGATATTCCGCGTTACTGGACGCCGTACAATGATCGATTTGAGTATTCTCCCGTCGTGTATACCTTCACAGGTGGTCAGTTCTCCATTGCTGCGAGTGAGGACAAATCCATTGAAATGACCGTCAGTCAACTTCGAGAGGCTTATGCGGAAGCAACCAAAACGCGTAAAAACTTCAAATTGCTTAGCAGTGAGGAGCTGACGTTTGCGGGTGTGCCTGCGTTTTCCTTCAACTATCATGAAGTGGATAATGGTGTGCCGTATACCGGACGTCAGATTGTGTTTGAACAGAACGGAACGACGTATACGATTACAAGCGGGCTGAATGACGCCAACAAGACGGAAGTTCAGGCAGCAGCGCTGGAAAAAGCCGTGAACTCATTTACTTTTATCAAATAA
- a CDS encoding S1C family serine protease gives MRVLGKKGVAILMAAVLSISVAATAGAAESSSSMQAKVVDGQVYVSSKDLVKALGGSGQYDAKSGTFQYKGSEAVPKVIEKVSPSVVGIIGKSTESQDGITSDRYNLAHGTGVIIRSNGWIVTNAHVVDGLINPVVVTTDGNTYKITKTYSDPLSDIALIKINAKSLKPATFAKASKTTVGETVIAIGTPISFSLRNSATVGVISGLNRGVEATYRLIQTDTAINPGNSGGPLVNLKGEVVGINSMKFSAVGIESMGFSIPVDTVQYIINQFFEYGKIKRASLGLQLEESWSAIVGLPTDDPLTITSVLSPQAKKAKIKEGDVLYSVAGTRVSSVVDINELLKTYVPGQKVKLLMQTDGDIVTRTVVLADRADIQDDEDEQFPVDEDQ, from the coding sequence ATGAGAGTGTTGGGGAAAAAGGGCGTAGCCATACTGATGGCTGCTGTACTCTCGATCAGTGTTGCAGCAACGGCTGGAGCAGCGGAGTCTTCATCAAGTATGCAAGCCAAAGTGGTAGATGGACAAGTATATGTCAGTTCAAAGGATTTAGTCAAAGCGCTCGGAGGAAGTGGGCAATATGACGCCAAATCTGGAACGTTTCAGTATAAGGGCAGTGAAGCTGTTCCAAAAGTAATTGAAAAAGTATCTCCATCTGTTGTAGGCATCATCGGCAAATCTACTGAATCACAGGATGGTATCACATCGGATCGCTATAACCTGGCTCACGGTACTGGCGTGATCATACGCTCCAACGGCTGGATTGTGACGAATGCCCATGTGGTTGATGGATTAATCAATCCAGTGGTCGTGACGACCGATGGCAATACATATAAAATCACCAAAACATACAGTGACCCGTTAAGCGATATCGCTCTAATCAAAATTAATGCCAAATCTCTTAAACCGGCGACCTTTGCCAAAGCTTCAAAAACAACCGTTGGAGAAACCGTTATTGCCATCGGCACACCGATTTCCTTCTCTTTGCGCAACTCGGCGACAGTGGGCGTAATCAGTGGTCTTAATCGCGGAGTGGAGGCCACCTATCGCCTGATCCAAACAGATACGGCCATTAACCCGGGCAACAGCGGCGGACCGCTGGTCAATCTCAAAGGTGAAGTCGTTGGCATTAACTCTATGAAATTTTCAGCAGTGGGTATCGAGAGCATGGGATTTTCGATTCCAGTAGATACCGTTCAATATATTATTAATCAGTTCTTTGAATATGGAAAAATTAAGCGTGCAAGTCTTGGCCTGCAACTGGAAGAGAGCTGGTCAGCGATTGTGGGCCTGCCTACAGATGATCCTTTGACAATTACGAGTGTGCTATCACCTCAAGCGAAGAAAGCCAAAATCAAAGAGGGAGATGTGTTATACAGTGTGGCAGGCACACGTGTGTCCTCTGTGGTGGATATCAATGAGCTGCTCAAAACGTATGTGCCAGGACAGAAGGTCAAACTGCTGATGCAAACAGACGGCGATATTGTCACTCGGACGGTGGTCCTTGCTGATCGAGCGGATATCCAGGACGATGAAGATGAGCAGTTCCCTGTAGATGAAGATCAATAA